One genomic segment of Panicum virgatum strain AP13 chromosome 2N, P.virgatum_v5, whole genome shotgun sequence includes these proteins:
- the LOC120659338 gene encoding probable inositol transporter 2, with amino-acid sequence MEGGVHELDGSTFKECFSLSWRNPYVLRLAFSAGIGGLLFGYDTGVISGALLYIRDDFRSVDRNTWLQEMIVSMAVAGAIIGAAIGGWTTDRFGRRTSILVADFLFFAGAVVMASAPGPAQLVVGRVFVGLGVGMASMTSPLYISEASPARIRGALVSTNGFLITGGQFLAYLINLAFTKAPGTWRWMLGVAAVPAVVQFGLMLFLPESPRWLYRKGRPEEAEAILRRIYSAEEVEREIEELKESVAAEARERGSSEKVSLAALLRTATVRRGLVAGVGLQVFQQLVGINTVMYYSPTIVQLAGFASNQTALALSLVTSGLNALGSIVSIYFIDRTGRKKLLVISLVGVILSLGVLTAVFHETTSHSPPVSAAETGRFDGSLTCPDYRLQSSASSGGFWDCTRCLKARSTECGFCSSGAGKLLPGACLVSNATTRDACHGEGGRLWYTRGCPSRNGWLALVGLALYIIFFSPGMGTVPWIVNSEIYPLRFRGVCGGAAATANWVSNLAVAQSFLSLTQAIGVAWTFLIFGGLSVAALAFVLVCVPETKGLPIEEVEKMLERRELRLRFWAPRDADGKETAKGAGV; translated from the exons atggagggcGGCGTGCACGAGCTCGACGGCTCCACCTTCAAGGAGTGCTTCTCCCTCTCGTGGAGGAACCCCTACGTCCTCCGCCTGGCCTTCTCCGCCGGCATCGgcggcctcctcttcggctacgACACCG GTGTTATTTCGGGTGCTCTGCTTTACATCCGTGACGACTTCCGTTCGGTCGACAGGAACACATGGCTTCAG GAAATGATCGTGAGCatggcggtggccggcgcgaTCATTGGCGCGGCGATCGGGGGCTGGACCACGGACCGGTTCGGGCGGCGGACGTCGATCCTCGTGGCCGACTTTCTCTTCTTCGCGGGCGCGGTGGTGATGGCGTCGGCCCCGGGCCCCGCGCAGCTCGTCGTGGGCCGCGTCTTCGTCGGCCTCGGCGTCGGCATGGCGTCCATGACCTCCCCGCTCTACATCTCCGAGGCGTCCCCGGCCAGGATCCGCGGCGCGCTCGTCAGCACCAACGGCTTCCTCATCACCGGCGGCCAGTTCCTGGCCTACCTCATCAACCTCGCCTTCACCAAGGCCCCGGGGACGTGGAGGTGGATGCTCGGCGTCGCCGCGGTCCCCGCCGTCGTCCAGTTCGGCCTCATGCTCTTCCTCCCCGAATCCCCGCGATGGCTCTACAGAAAG GGGCGGCCGGAGGAAGCAGAGGCGATCCTGCGGCGGATCtactcggcggaggaggtggagcgggagatcgaggagctcaaggagtcggtggcggcggaggcgcgggagCGCGGCTCGTCGGAGAAGGTGAGcctggcggcgctgctgcggaCGGCGACGGTGCGGCGGGGCCTGGtcgccggcgtggggctgcAGGTGTTCCAGCAGCTGGTGGGCATCAACACGGTGATGTACTACAGCCCGACGATCGTGCAGCTCGCCGGGTTCGCGTCCAACCAGACGGCGCTGGCGCTGTCGCTGGTCACCTCGGGGCTCAACGCGCTCGGCTCCATCGTCAGCATCTACTTCATCGACCGCACGGGCCGGAAGAAGCTGCTCGTCATCAGCCTCGTCGGCGTCATCCTCTCGCTCGGCGTGCTCACCGCCGTGTTCCACGAGACCACGTCCCACTCGCCGCCCGTCAGCGCCGCCGAGACCGGCCGCTTCGACGGCTCGCTCACGTGCCCGGACTACCGCCTGCAGTCGTCGGCGTCGAGCGGTGGCTTCTGGGACTGCACCCGGTGCCTCAAGGCCAGGTCGACAGAGTGCGGGTTCTGCTCGTCCGGCGCCGGCAAGCTGCTCCCCGGCGCGTGCCTGGTGTCGAACGCCACGACGCGCGACGCGTGCCACGGCGAGGGCGGGCGGCTGTGGTACACGCGCGGGTGCCCGAGCCGGAACGGGTGGCTGGCGCTAGTGGGGCTGGCGCTCTACATCATCTTCTTCTCCCCCGGGATGGGCACCGTGCCGTGGATCGTCAACTCGGAGATCTACCCGCTGCGGTTCCGCGGcgtgtgcggcggcgcggcggccacggcgaacTGGGTATCCAACCTCGCCGTGGCGCAGTCGTTCCTGTCGCTGACGCAGGCCATCGGGGTGGCGTGGACGTTCCTCATCTTCGGGGGCCTGTCCGTGGCCGCGCTGGCGTTCGTGCTCGTCTGCGTGCCAGAGACCAAGGGGCTCCCCAtcgaggaggtggagaagatgctggagcgCCGGGAGCTCAGGCTCAGGTTCTGGGCGCCGCGCGACGCGGACGGCAAGGAGACTGCCAAGGGCGCTGGCGTGTAG
- the LOC120659340 gene encoding melanoma-associated antigen 1-like, which translates to MATSEELAQIDISKEEKDKLVNDVMRYVLFKTHQASGCPIKREELTGIITKNYRQRGLPTLIINEARDRLAATFGYEMRELQRTRAPSTRFGRASEPQPNAEAKSYVLVSQIDPEVHSEWVEDKEAAPLSAFSFAVISLVHLAGGKASEEDLWHQLKRLGLMENDDKHPVFGNNKQALERLVQQRYLLKEKLAGPEGHVVMYELAERALDESTSGSLKAYISKIVGTSTATEETSS; encoded by the exons ATGGCGACCAGCGAGGAGCTAGCGCAGATCGACATCTCCAAGGAG GAGAAGGACAAGCTGGTGAATGACGTGATGCGCTACGTGCTCTTCAAGACGCACCAGGCTTCCGGCTGCCCCATCAAGCGGGAGGAGCTCACCGGGATCATCACCAAGAACTACCGTCAGCGCGGCCTGCCCACGCTCATCATCAACGAGGCCAGGGACAGGCTCGCTGCCACCTTCGGGTACGAGATGAGGGAGCTCCAGAGGACCCGCGCCCCGTCCACACGCTTTGGCCGGGCGTCGGAGCCGCAAC CGAATGCGGAGGCGAAGAGCTATGTTCTGGTCAGCCAGATAGACCCTGAGGTGCATAGCGAGTGGGTTGAGGACAAGGAGGCTGCCCCTCTGTCTGCTTTTTCTTTTGCTGTCATTAGCCTTGTTCACCTTGCTGGTGGCAAAGCCTCCGAAG AGGACCTCTGGCATCAGTTGAAGCGGCTGGGTTTGATGGAGAACGATGATAAGCACCCTGTTTTTGGTAACAATAAGCAGGCGCTTGAACGTCTTGTGCAGCAAAG GTACTTGCTGAAGGAGAAACTTGCTGGACCCGAAGGTCATGTTGTGATGTATGAGCTTGCTGAGAGGGCATTGGATGAATCCACCAGTGGGAGTCTCAAAGCCTACATTTCAAAG ATTGTGGGCACAAGCACTGCCACAGAAGAAACTTCAAGTTGA